A genomic window from Pirellulales bacterium includes:
- a CDS encoding tetratricopeptide repeat protein: MAGGALLVLVLVSYAPVVRDTFIWDDDAYVTQNTALHSLNGLWRIWFVPFTLPQYYPLVHSTFWIEYHLWGLKPAGYHVVNVLLHASSVLLLWRLLVRLRVPGAWLGAALFAVHPVHVESVAWITERKNVLSLPLALAALLCYLRYSPADEDIAERVSAESGTLPRSGRLLWYAAALLCFVAALLSKTIVASVPAVLLVIYWWKRGRIGLRDVLPLAPFFVIGAAAGLYTAWLEKYDVGAAGAEWDFSPADRVLIAGRVAWFYAAKLFWPKPLMFFYPRWTIDDHAVWQYLFPLTAFALVIGLWMARKRVGRGPLAAVLIFGGVLVPVLGFFNVYPFRFSFVADHFQYHASIALIALVAAGAAWGMRQIADDSQGLARCIAGAVLVLLAVSTVRRVMIFHDPESLYRDTLAKNPESVVSLANLALFLADQGRTEEALPLAREGVRLGPNEAAAQNNLGMVLLRAGDRDGFKPGQLEEAVEHIEECLRLNPKYLTAHSNMAYTLLTHDDVEGAAKHFQQVLELSPANARALYGTGVCLERQGKNDQATDYFQRSVDSDPDLAQPRYDLARLRLADGRLDDAIEQLQQALRVDGGNADGHFLLASALVRRGDLAGAAQHFNTVVKLRPNHVAALVNLGIVLLNLHQNDQALVCLEEALRQQPDSVNAHYGMATALAQIGQPAAAVDQLRIVLQLDPQHAEGHFDLGNLLFQQGNSQGAVAEYSAAVRLRPTYVDALMNLAKAELKLGDIAAAAKHLAEANRLQPENRQIRELLGQIGGAPAPVPGK; encoded by the coding sequence TTGGCTGGTGGCGCGCTGTTGGTGCTAGTGCTGGTCAGTTATGCCCCGGTCGTCCGTGACACCTTTATTTGGGACGACGATGCGTATGTGACGCAGAATACCGCGCTCCATTCGCTAAATGGCCTGTGGCGAATCTGGTTCGTCCCGTTCACTCTGCCGCAGTACTACCCGCTGGTTCATTCGACGTTCTGGATTGAATATCATCTGTGGGGGCTGAAGCCGGCCGGCTATCACGTCGTTAACGTGTTGCTGCACGCTTCGAGCGTTCTTTTGTTGTGGCGGCTGCTCGTGCGGTTGCGCGTGCCGGGTGCGTGGCTGGGCGCGGCGCTATTTGCCGTTCATCCGGTGCATGTGGAATCGGTGGCGTGGATCACCGAGCGCAAGAACGTGTTAAGCCTGCCGCTGGCGCTGGCTGCGCTGTTGTGCTATTTGCGATATTCGCCGGCGGACGAAGACATTGCTGAGAGAGTGAGTGCCGAGAGTGGGACCCTTCCGCGATCGGGACGCTTGCTATGGTACGCAGCGGCGTTGCTCTGCTTCGTGGCAGCGTTACTCAGTAAGACAATCGTGGCATCGGTGCCGGCTGTGCTGCTGGTGATTTATTGGTGGAAGCGCGGGCGAATCGGACTGCGCGACGTGCTGCCGCTGGCGCCATTTTTCGTCATTGGGGCCGCCGCGGGACTCTATACGGCATGGCTGGAAAAATACGACGTCGGTGCGGCGGGGGCCGAATGGGATTTCTCGCCGGCCGATCGCGTCCTCATCGCGGGGCGGGTGGCATGGTTTTATGCGGCGAAGCTGTTTTGGCCCAAGCCGTTGATGTTCTTCTATCCTCGCTGGACGATTGATGATCATGCTGTGTGGCAATATCTGTTTCCGCTCACGGCTTTCGCCCTGGTTATAGGCCTGTGGATGGCGCGCAAGAGAGTTGGCCGTGGGCCGCTGGCTGCCGTGCTGATATTCGGCGGAGTGTTGGTGCCGGTACTCGGCTTCTTCAACGTCTATCCGTTTCGTTTCTCGTTCGTGGCCGACCATTTCCAATATCACGCGAGCATTGCGTTGATCGCGCTCGTGGCGGCGGGGGCGGCCTGGGGAATGCGGCAAATCGCGGACGATTCACAGGGGCTTGCGCGTTGCATCGCCGGCGCAGTGCTCGTGTTGTTGGCCGTATCCACGGTTCGTCGGGTGATGATTTTTCATGATCCCGAGTCGCTTTATCGCGATACGCTGGCGAAGAATCCCGAGTCCGTGGTGTCGCTGGCAAACCTGGCACTGTTTCTTGCCGATCAAGGGCGTACTGAAGAAGCGCTGCCGCTGGCACGTGAGGGAGTGAGATTGGGGCCGAACGAGGCGGCCGCGCAAAACAATCTCGGTATGGTGCTGTTGCGCGCCGGTGATCGCGACGGTTTTAAACCGGGACAACTGGAAGAGGCAGTGGAGCATATTGAGGAATGCCTTCGACTCAACCCCAAGTATCTCACGGCTCACAGCAACATGGCCTACACGCTGCTCACTCATGACGATGTGGAGGGGGCCGCTAAACATTTCCAGCAGGTCTTGGAATTATCGCCGGCCAATGCGCGAGCACTCTATGGCACGGGAGTGTGCCTGGAACGACAAGGGAAAAACGATCAGGCAACGGATTACTTCCAGCGTTCCGTCGATAGCGATCCCGACCTGGCACAGCCCCGTTATGACCTGGCGCGGCTTCGGCTAGCTGACGGGAGACTGGACGACGCGATTGAACAATTGCAGCAGGCCCTGCGAGTCGATGGCGGGAACGCGGACGGGCATTTTCTGCTTGCCAGTGCTTTGGTGCGCCGCGGTGACCTGGCCGGAGCTGCGCAACATTTTAACACGGTGGTGAAATTGCGTCCGAACCATGTGGCGGCGCTTGTAAACCTGGGCATCGTGTTGTTGAACCTGCATCAGAATGACCAGGCGCTCGTATGCCTCGAAGAGGCGCTGCGGCAGCAGCCGGATAGTGTGAACGCTCATTACGGAATGGCTACGGCGCTTGCGCAAATTGGTCAGCCGGCTGCCGCCGTCGACCAACTGCGGATTGTGCTGCAATTGGATCCGCAGCATGCCGAAGGACATTTCGATTTGGGGAACCTGCTGTTCCAGCAGGGTAATTCGCAGGGGGCGGTGGCCGAGTATTCCGCGGCGGTACGGCTGCGTCCGACGTACGTCGATGCTCTTATGAACCTGGCAAAGGCCGAGTTGAAGCTGGGGGACATCGCGGCGGCTGCTAAACATCTGGCCGAGGCAAATCGTCTGCAACCGGAGAACAGACAGATTCGCGAATTGTTGGGACAGATTGGCGGTGCCCCAGCACCTGTTCCCGGCAAATGA
- a CDS encoding DUF1080 domain-containing protein has product MRIRLSLALLFAFLASPAVRAADNELTAEEKAAGWQLLFNGHDTTGWKCNNDKPIATKVEDNSLLPHKAGGYLIIYDKQFGDFILKCDAKMGDADCNSGIFFRVGEPKNPVYTGFEVQVFNSKKTGLHDFGAIYDLVPPTTNNIKPDDWNAIEIKALGPNITVKVNGEEVSKINVDEWPEKGKRPDGTKHKFGAAIKDMPRVGYLGFQDHDHKCWYKNVKLLELKP; this is encoded by the coding sequence ATGCGCATCCGACTCTCGCTTGCCCTGCTATTCGCTTTTCTGGCTTCCCCGGCCGTTCGAGCGGCTGACAATGAATTGACGGCCGAGGAAAAAGCCGCTGGCTGGCAACTCCTTTTCAATGGTCATGACACCACCGGCTGGAAATGCAATAACGACAAGCCGATCGCCACCAAGGTCGAAGATAATTCGCTGTTGCCGCACAAGGCCGGCGGTTACTTGATCATCTACGACAAGCAGTTCGGCGATTTCATCCTCAAGTGCGACGCCAAGATGGGGGACGCCGACTGCAACTCGGGCATCTTCTTCCGCGTCGGCGAGCCGAAGAATCCGGTCTACACCGGTTTCGAAGTGCAGGTCTTCAATAGCAAGAAGACCGGCCTGCACGATTTCGGCGCGATCTATGACCTGGTGCCGCCGACTACGAACAACATCAAGCCCGATGATTGGAACGCCATCGAAATCAAAGCCCTGGGACCGAACATCACGGTCAAGGTCAACGGCGAGGAAGTCTCGAAGATCAACGTCGACGAGTGGCCAGAGAAGGGTAAACGTCCCGACGGCACGAAGCACAAATTCGGGGCCGCCATCAAGGACATGCCGCGCGTCGGCTACCTCGGCTTCCAGGATCACGACCACAAATGCTGGTACAAGAACGTGAAGCTGTTGGAATTGAAGCCGTAG
- a CDS encoding HD domain-containing protein: MMLSPRFEQALVYATTIHAGQTRKASEVPFISHLLGVASLALEFGANEDEAIAALLHDAVEDAGGEPRLADIRVRFGTAVAEMVKDCTDTSATPKPPWQARKEAYIAHLPHSSPGALLVSCCDKLYNTRTIVADLRERGVVTWEKFRGGRDGSLWYYRTLADFFKTTNLPRGLVEELLRTVATMEQLAAQAG; the protein is encoded by the coding sequence ATGATGCTTTCGCCCCGTTTCGAGCAAGCGTTGGTATACGCGACGACGATCCATGCTGGGCAGACGCGAAAGGCTTCGGAAGTTCCCTTTATCTCGCACCTGTTGGGCGTGGCGTCGTTGGCGCTGGAGTTCGGTGCCAACGAGGACGAGGCGATCGCGGCGCTGCTGCACGATGCGGTCGAAGACGCCGGCGGCGAGCCGCGACTAGCCGACATTCGCGTCCGCTTTGGCACGGCCGTGGCCGAAATGGTGAAAGACTGCACCGATACCAGCGCGACGCCCAAGCCCCCCTGGCAAGCACGCAAGGAAGCGTATATCGCACATTTGCCGCATTCGTCCCCGGGGGCGCTGCTCGTTTCGTGCTGCGACAAGCTTTACAACACGCGCACGATCGTTGCTGACCTGCGCGAGCGCGGTGTTGTGACGTGGGAAAAGTTCCGCGGCGGTCGGGATGGCTCGCTGTGGTACTACCGAACGCTGGCGGATTTCTTCAAGACTACGAACCTGCCGCGTGGTCTGGTCGAGGAATTGCTGCGCACGGTCGCGACGATGGAGCAGTTGGCGGCGCAAGCCGGTTGA
- a CDS encoding DUF1080 domain-containing protein, whose product MRRLLFVFAIVFARAALATAATDGFAMSLFNGQDLSGWHVTRCEAVVENGALVLHSGNGFVRTDHRYRDFVLELDWKARNTDKWDSGIYIRSELPGETGRAWPTRYQVNLATGLEGNIKDLPGAASTGLVKPGEWNHFKLTVVGRNADLEINGQHAWHTDAVAAPDGYIGLQSEVPTGGQFEFRDIKVTELGYNSLLDKTNLAGTDGRGWEGGSGDAAQCWKLADGVLECTGQPGPWLRSLKQYGDFNLRLEYKLQPGGNSGVYLRVPHDGAHREHEPGETHASGVEVQLLDDAAERYATIEPAQFAASIYKAAPATKHVSRPAGQWNTLEIDCQGNAYRVTHNGVIVVDTDAEKTPELKRRELRGYLGLQDHREPVWFRNIRILER is encoded by the coding sequence ATGCGCCGGCTCCTGTTCGTGTTTGCAATCGTCTTCGCTCGCGCGGCGCTAGCGACCGCTGCCACCGACGGATTCGCCATGTCGCTTTTCAACGGCCAGGACCTGTCCGGCTGGCATGTCACGCGCTGCGAAGCCGTGGTTGAAAACGGCGCGCTCGTCTTGCACTCCGGCAACGGCTTTGTGCGCACCGATCATCGCTACCGCGACTTCGTCCTCGAGCTGGATTGGAAGGCCCGCAATACCGACAAATGGGACTCAGGCATTTACATCCGCTCGGAACTGCCGGGCGAGACAGGCCGAGCCTGGCCGACTCGCTACCAGGTCAATCTGGCCACGGGACTGGAGGGAAATATCAAGGACCTGCCCGGCGCCGCGAGCACGGGCCTGGTCAAGCCAGGAGAGTGGAACCATTTCAAGCTGACGGTTGTCGGACGGAACGCGGATTTGGAAATCAACGGCCAACATGCCTGGCATACCGACGCCGTGGCCGCGCCTGACGGCTATATCGGCCTGCAGTCCGAAGTCCCCACGGGCGGACAATTCGAATTCCGCGACATCAAAGTCACCGAGCTAGGCTACAACTCGCTGCTAGATAAAACCAACCTGGCCGGCACGGACGGCCGCGGCTGGGAAGGGGGCAGCGGCGACGCGGCGCAATGCTGGAAACTCGCGGACGGAGTCCTGGAATGCACAGGCCAGCCTGGCCCCTGGCTTCGCAGCCTAAAGCAGTACGGCGATTTCAATCTGCGGCTCGAATACAAGCTGCAGCCGGGCGGAAACTCGGGCGTCTATCTTCGCGTTCCCCACGATGGTGCGCATCGCGAGCATGAACCTGGCGAGACGCACGCGTCCGGCGTCGAGGTGCAACTGCTCGACGACGCGGCCGAGCGCTATGCGACGATCGAGCCTGCGCAATTCGCGGCCAGCATCTACAAGGCAGCCCCCGCCACGAAGCACGTCAGTCGTCCGGCCGGCCAATGGAACACGCTCGAAATCGATTGCCAAGGAAACGCTTATCGCGTCACGCATAACGGCGTAATCGTCGTTGATACCGATGCCGAAAAGACGCCCGAGTTGAAGCGGCGCGAACTGCGCGGCTACCTCGGCCTGCAAGATCACCGCGAGCCGGTCTGGTTCCGCAACATCCGCATCCTGGAACGCTAA
- a CDS encoding acyl-CoA synthetase, whose translation MNKYEAGLERVPANYMALSPLTFLARAALVYSDQTAWIHGERRATYAEFYARCRRLAAALANHGVGLGDTVAVMAPNVPAMLEAHYGVPLAGAVINALNIRLDAAAIAFILDHGEAKVVITDREFSSTIREALKLCKVRPLVIDIDDPEYDGPGERLGNIEYEEFIAAGDPEFPFALPADEWQAIALNYTSGTTGDPKGVVFHHRGAYLNSLGNTIVWNMPPHARYLWTLPMFHCNGWCFTWALSVVAGTHVCLRRTTAEAAYAAIAEYDVTHFCGAPIVLNMLANAPSHLRRQGGRTIEVMTAGSAPPAAVIAAMEGQGFHVTHAYGLTETYGPAVACAWHEEWDALPLAERAKLKARQGVPYPVLEGLMVADPETLVPCPADGQTLGEVFMRGNITMKGYLKNPRSTQAAFAGGWFHSGDLAVMHPNGYIELKDRSKDIIISGGENISTIEVEGVLYQHPAILEAAVVARPDETWGETPCAFVTLRDGAAASPSEIIEFCRQNLAHFKAPKTVVFGPLPKTSTGKILKYALRERAAAL comes from the coding sequence ATGAACAAGTATGAAGCGGGCTTGGAACGTGTGCCGGCCAATTACATGGCCCTATCGCCACTAACGTTCCTGGCCCGGGCGGCGCTTGTCTACTCGGATCAAACAGCATGGATCCACGGCGAGCGCCGTGCCACTTATGCCGAGTTCTACGCCCGTTGCCGGCGGTTGGCAGCGGCGCTTGCGAATCATGGCGTGGGTTTGGGCGATACGGTCGCGGTCATGGCGCCGAATGTGCCGGCCATGCTCGAGGCCCATTACGGTGTGCCGCTGGCGGGCGCTGTGATCAATGCCTTGAACATTCGTCTGGATGCCGCGGCGATCGCCTTCATTCTCGACCACGGCGAAGCAAAGGTGGTAATCACAGACCGCGAATTCTCGTCCACGATTCGCGAGGCGCTGAAGCTGTGCAAAGTCCGACCGCTGGTGATCGACATTGACGATCCCGAATACGACGGTCCGGGCGAGCGATTGGGTAACATCGAGTACGAAGAATTCATTGCCGCAGGCGATCCCGAGTTTCCCTTTGCGCTGCCAGCCGATGAGTGGCAGGCTATTGCCCTGAACTACACCTCGGGCACCACGGGTGATCCCAAGGGGGTCGTGTTTCACCATCGCGGCGCATACTTGAACTCGCTGGGCAACACTATCGTCTGGAACATGCCGCCGCATGCGCGCTATCTGTGGACGCTGCCGATGTTCCATTGCAACGGTTGGTGCTTTACGTGGGCGCTGAGTGTCGTAGCCGGCACGCACGTCTGTCTGCGCAGGACGACGGCCGAAGCGGCCTATGCGGCGATCGCGGAATACGACGTCACGCACTTTTGCGGTGCGCCGATCGTGCTGAACATGCTAGCCAACGCTCCCAGCCATTTGCGCCGGCAAGGAGGACGTACGATCGAGGTGATGACCGCCGGCAGCGCCCCGCCGGCCGCCGTGATCGCGGCGATGGAAGGGCAGGGGTTCCACGTCACGCACGCCTATGGATTGACCGAGACGTACGGCCCGGCGGTGGCCTGCGCCTGGCACGAGGAATGGGATGCGCTGCCGCTCGCGGAACGCGCGAAATTAAAAGCACGGCAGGGTGTTCCTTACCCGGTTCTAGAAGGATTGATGGTCGCCGATCCTGAAACACTTGTGCCTTGCCCGGCTGACGGACAGACGCTCGGTGAAGTGTTCATGCGCGGCAATATCACGATGAAGGGTTATTTGAAGAACCCTCGCTCGACGCAGGCTGCCTTCGCCGGCGGATGGTTTCACTCGGGCGACTTGGCCGTGATGCATCCGAACGGCTACATCGAGCTGAAAGATCGCTCGAAGGACATCATCATCTCAGGGGGCGAAAACATTTCGACCATCGAAGTCGAAGGAGTGCTTTATCAGCATCCAGCGATACTAGAAGCTGCAGTCGTGGCCCGGCCCGACGAAACGTGGGGCGAGACGCCATGCGCGTTCGTGACGCTTCGCGATGGTGCGGCGGCGTCACCGAGCGAGATCATCGAATTTTGCCGACAGAATCTGGCACACTTCAAGGCACCGAAGACCGTCGTGTTCGGCCCGCTGCCGAAAACATCGACCGGTAAGATCCTGAAATACGCCTTGCGCGAGCGGGCCGCGGCGCTTTAG